CTTTGTCCTTTTCTTTTTTCTGAGCGGGTGCACCCTCGTCAATATATCCCTTCTGCCCCGGGAGCAGCCTTTGGAAGAGCAGGTGGTGGAGGGGGAGGGGCAGCCCAAGATTCTTATAATGGACGTGACGGGGTTTATTTCGGAGGAGAAGCCCCGGGGCGGCCCCCTGGCCCCTGCGGGGGCCTCCATGCCCGACCGCATCCGGGAGTCCCTGAAGAAGGCCGAGAAGGACAAGGACATCAAGGGGCTCATCGTGCGCATCAACTCCCCCGGGGGGCTGGTGACCACCAGCGACATCATCTACCACGAGATAAAGAGCTACAGGGAGCGCACCAAGGTGCCGGTCTATGCGGCCCTGATGGACGTGGGGACCTCCGGGGCCTACTACATCGCCACGGCGGCGGACCGCATATACGCCAATCCCACCACCATCACCGGGAGCATAGGGGTGATGGCGATGAAGTTCGGCGTGAACGGCCTGCTGACGAAGATAGGGGTGGAGGACACGGTGGTGAAGTCCGGTCCGGAAAAGGACGTCTTCTCCCCCTTCAGGACCACCACGCCGGAGGAGCTGGA
The Nitrospirota bacterium DNA segment above includes these coding regions:
- the sppA gene encoding signal peptide peptidase SppA, producing FVLFFFLSGCTLVNISLLPREQPLEEQVVEGEGQPKILIMDVTGFISEEKPRGGPLAPAGASMPDRIRESLKKAEKDKDIKGLIVRINSPGGLVTTSDIIYHEIKSYRERTKVPVYAALMDVGTSGAYYIATAADRIYANPTTITGSIGVMAMKFGVNGLLTKIGVEDTVVKSGPEKDVFSPFRTTTPEELEIIQGIIDDMYGRFVEVVRQGRGDRLAADRLELITDGRPFSAAMAKELGLIDGMRHLPEVVEEMKQALGVEQARVVMYAKPGSYKGSIYSTQAPDVTARSALREGEHILRRLPGVNFLYLWWGRPGEAAWGQ